aatcttggattccatgacaaatcagatccaatcgtaggttccagagttattttatatctgattacctcccctgattgtaatcaaaatggatttatatcagtaagtacttataggacttatttgaaatatcattattgttattagttggactgagacaatcagggtagataactatggactgattttatgtcagattacctccctttatttcaaattaaaatgggtgtatctccgtaactaatgaagatactgatctgaaatttcatttatgtcaacagatttatttggcagatccttcttttgttcacttacaatatttttttttaattacttcccttttacgatactataaatagcttatttttagtaacttttttattattggccgtagggaaaaaccgagaccacttttatgttcctgtcctttagatttagatattttttctgaggaccttcttgtcctcaagtgcaatgataacaggtgagcgatatagggccatcatggccctcttgttatttttttcaaaccttccatgaatatttatcaacatgcaaagttgtacagttcccccacctcactcctccacccagtcatgtccatcaccccgatcatgcatcacccccccccccccccccccccccccccccacacacacacatttttttttcatttatagcttgacttttcaaagaaaaagtagagctattgtactcgcccagGCGTctgcgtcgccgttggttaaagtttttgataaagtcaaatatctctgttactatcaaagctattgacttgaaacttaaaatagttatttactatcaaagtctacactaggagaaacaatccccataactcttatttgaattttgacagagttatgcccctttttaacttagaatttttggttaaagttttttataaagtcaaatatcgctgttactatcaaagctattgacttgaaacttaaaatacttatttaccatcaaagtctacaccaggagaaacaatccccataactctggtttgaattttgacagaattatgcctctttttaacttagaattttttgttaaattcttttataaagtcaaatatctctgttactattaaagcttttgacttgaaactcaaaatagttatttactatcaaaatctacaccaggagacacaattcgtataactctgatttgaattttgacagagttatgtccctttttaacttagaacttttggttaaagtttttgataaagtcaaatatctctgttactatgaaagcttttgacttgaaacttaaaatacttgtttaccatcaaagtctacaccaggagaaacaatccccataactctgatttgaattttgacagaattttaaccctttttaacttacaattttttgttaaaatttttgataatgtcagatatctctgttactattaaagcttttgacttgaaactcaaaatattattgactatcaaaatctacaccaggagacacaattccaataactctgatttgaattttgacagagttatgtccttttttgacttggatttttttttactggcaaagctctaattcagagtcaagcactgagaaaagtagagcgcactgtcttacggacagctcttgttaattttccatcaatatttcaatatttataatcaacatcgatGATCAGTGTCAATaattgatgttttgtaccctcacccggtcacccctgctgtgcccccccccccccccccactccccaaccaaaaaatagcattcattttctgttaaattgattttgcttcttagtaacatccttaactttttgcctgatatattttttttttgccattcctgaccacaaacccttttggcgggggttaccaattcatcgaatttgcttgttaaattcaattatgggtcatgttgggtcaaaactaggtcacctggtcaaatcaaagaataaccttgtgtgaattaaataggggctgcattttccagcagatcttcatcaaatttaatcAGACTGTTTGTCTAAATGaaagctaggtcaagttcaaatatgggtcatgttgggtcaaaaactaggtcatcggttcaaattaaagaaataccttcCCTATGCAAAAGGGGTCacattttaagcaggatattcattaaatttgatcaggctgttctcaggtgagcgacctaggaccatttggtcccCTTGTTTGTGTATGGACCttctacttttctcctacttgcAAGGCCATGCTGGAAGGCCTGTACATATGAGTTTTGATATGCATTTAAAAAATCCCATGGTGTATTTTCAACTCTgatcatttaattttattcagTGATAAGGCTTTTAAATAGTAGAGCGTTGCTGACCCACAACAActcttgtttaagaaaaatatcaAGTTGAGGCATCTTTGTCCAAAGCAGTGTGTGTATCTTAGGGATTATCTTACGTTTTATGCATCATTTACTAGTTTCCAGATTAGACAATTTGACtatgtttaagatgttttatagtcatttcattgtaaatgTTGATGACTCAATGATAAGAGTTTGCTGTATTCTTATTTCTGTAAACATTCTGATATACACGTACATGTAGTGTGAATGATTATGTCATGTctgtatttttcttattattgCAGTATTGAGGAATGACCTGGTGGAAAAGTATCGGAAATTCTTTATCAAGACAGAATTTATTCCTTGGAAGCCGGAGGAAGGTCTGGTTGATGTTGATGAGGTTTACTCTCCGCTTTTTATGCAAAGGAGGGTAATAAGCTTAGAAAAAgagaaacaacaaacaaacaaggatGTTGAGAAACTACCTAAGGACAAACAAAGAAAAGGGAAACAGAAGGGCAAGCCTATCCCATCTATCCATGAACTCTTCTATTACaataacaaattttataaaaagattCTGATAAGTGCAGATTCAGGAGCAGGTAAAACTACTTTGTGTAGGAAACTGATTTCTCTGTGGTGTAAACAGTCAGAAGATAGACTGGAAACTGGAGCGTGTGCAGCATCAGAGGAGTTAAAGGAATTTATTTACGTTACTGATGATCATGAAGATACGAATACAGAGGGTGAAAGCATGGAAGCTTTGGAGTTTGACTTTCTATTTTATGTGTCGCTTAGACATGCAAAGCAAGAAGAGTATATAGAAGATATGATTGTCAGGCAACTTCAGATCAAGGACGAAGATTTACAACAGATCCTAGACACAACAAACTGTCTTGTTATAGTTGATGGCTTAGATGAATGGTCACCTCAGCAACATGTTCATTACGGTCCTATGGATATAAAGGGTTGCCCAAAAGAGAAGCGTGTTGGTCAGTTTTATTCTGTGTTTACAACAAGACCATGGAAGCTTGTGGATGAAGCAAGGGATGCAGATAAGCTTGAATTGCAGTGTCAGCTGAGAGGAGTTCAAACCTATGAAGAAATGATTGCATTATATGCAGAACTGATAAAAGCTAGAAAAgacttttcaaaagaaaaattcCTTGAGGATGTGAGAAACAAGACCCAGTTTCTGTCAACGCCACTTCTTTTGAAATTAGTCATGTTACTATGGGCTGAGAGGGGTAAATTAGAAGAATCAGATTGCATGTTGTATGGTCGAGTAGTTGAATTGCTGATTAAGAGTGGccttgaaagaaatattaatgaTGATGAATTTATgggaaaagtaaaagaaattcaTCAATATGACAAGGCACCTTTATGCTTTAACAGATCTGATGATTTTTCTCACCTGTCAAAATATTTCTCTGCAGTTAAACAGGTTGCAAAAGTGTCATTTGAAACTCTACTTAAAGGGACTTTGTTATTGACGGATACGGATGTCCAGAtgtatacagaaaaatataacataGACTTGCTCTTTTTAAAGAAGTTGGGATTGTTTTCTCAAAGTCCACACATAGGAGGTTCTTTTATAGATAGAGAGAGCAAAGTTACTTTCATCCACAAATCTTTTCAAGAGTTTTATGCGGCAATCCATATTGTTTCAAATCCAGAAGGGTTGTTATAGGATTctcaaggaaaagtggtcaaaattGGATCCTGAAAGTGCCAATGCAAGGGCTGTAGTTTTGTCTGATGTCTTCAAATTCGTCAGTGGCATGGATCCGAGTGCTATGCCAAAGATGTACAAGTTaatttatatgtatacatttgaTCACATCAATGCTATAATGCAAGACATGCACCAGTGTCAGACTGATAGGACTGAAAAGTTTAAAATCCATTTTAGTGAAAGATATGGttgtattgtgaaaaaaaatctggCCCCCAATGCCTGTAGGAATTGGCTACTTTTGGGAGATCCCATTGACAGACTGTTACAAACTTTTAATGAACATATCAgaaaaaatgttactgaaattttAAATTGTGGACATTCAGACTTCAAAATACATATTACTGACTTGTCTTTatgtttccataaaatatatCCTAGCCGACAGTGTAATGAGGTGCTTAATATGTTCAAAGTCTTGAAGTATATAAGCCCATCATCTCTGAAAACACTGGTTCTACAGTATGAAGCAGATTGTGTCCATTCGGATGCATATAATATCATAGAAGATGaattatatgaattatatgaCATGATCAGTGTTCTAGAAGACATGAGTGGTAACAAACTACCAGTTTGGTGTAATCTGTGGTCTGGTGAATGCTCAAATCTTAAAGAAGTGAAGTTGAAAAATATATGCCTTACATACGAACAGATGGAAAGGCTTCTACTGATACATTCATCAAATCTTGAGATTATCATTCTTGATAATGTTGTATGTTGCTCCCACAAGACAATCTCCGAAAGGTGTACAGATATACTGATAGGTTTAGAAAAGGCTGGCTTTTCAGAAACGcaaatcattgaaaaaatcaAAGGTGAACACTTTGAACATGTAGGTTTTTCAGAAATTAAACTGTCTACAACTTTTGTCATCCTGAAAGAATTAACATTGGCAGATATATATGGAGTATTAACACACTCACAGATAACACATATGCTGACAGATTCTCCCAGCCTTCAGAGTGTTTCCCTTCACAAAGTTCACTGTAAGGAAGATGAGTATTGTGGATGTGGGAAAGCTGTCACTGATGTAGGGAGTGAGGATGCTTTTCATAAAGACACATCAACTGCTTCGTCAGTTGAAGAGCTAAGCATTAAGTATAGTAGTGGCATTGTGTGTCATATAAACAGTTATCCCAAGTTGACAGAATTAACATTGGAAGATATTGATGGAGTATTAACACACTCACAGATAACACATATGCTGACAGATTCTCCCAGCCTTCAGAGTGTTTCCCTTCACAAAGTTCACTGTAAGGAAGATGAGTATTGTGGATGTGGGAAAGCTGTCACTGATGTAGGGAGTGAGGATGCTTCTTGTAAAAACACATCAACTGCTTCGTCAGTTGAAGAGCTAAGCATTAAGTATAGTAGTGGCATTGTGTGTCATATAAACAGTTATCCCGAGTTGAAAGAATTAACATTGAAAGATATTGACAAAGAATTAACACACTCAC
This window of the Mercenaria mercenaria strain notata chromosome 5, MADL_Memer_1, whole genome shotgun sequence genome carries:
- the LOC123556857 gene encoding uncharacterized protein LOC123556857 → MDPSAMPKMYKLIYMYTFDHINAIMQDMHQCQTDRTEKFKIHFSERYGCIVKKNLAPNACRNWLLLGDPIDRLLQTFNEHIRKNVTEILNCGHSDFKIHITDLSLCFHKIYPSRQCNEVLNMFKVLKYISPSSLKTLVLQYEADCVHSDAYNIIEDELYELYDMISVLEDMSGNKLPVWCNLWSGECSNLKEVKLKNICLTYEQMERLLLIHSSNLEIIILDNVVCCSHKTISERCTDILIGLEKAGFSETQIIEKIKGEHFEHVGFSEIKLSTTFVILKELTLADIYGVLTHSQITHMLTDSPSLQSVSLHKVHCKEDEYCGCGKAVTDVGSEDAFHKDTSTASSVEELSIKYSSGIVCHINSYPKLTELTLEDIDGVLTHSQITHMLTDSPSLQSVSLHKVHCKEDEYCGCGKAVTDVGSEDASCKNTSTASSVEELSIKYSSGIVCHINSYPELKELTLKDIDKELTHSQITHMLTDSPSLQRVSIDINVHCKKDKYCGCWKAGTDEENGDAFCKSTSTASSVEQLGIEHSSRIVCHTNSYPNLTELTWKYTIGVLTHVSICSKLSALRVVKLDSIEIGHSHITWLLTSPNLEIADLSEVVCTADSMCGCYTQPSTLDLDLGTKCFESRLKEVTLCGGKEIFKHVSNLLELRTLYFEGKIEKIDNIFLTGHSLEKVVFKDKENFFDMPDYPIEPEYESCEISQELLLRFLNSISNSHLVILNKVVLTEGDADYVYETVSKMKNMHVQEFTKWKLLARTRI
- the LOC123556859 gene encoding uncharacterized protein LOC123556859; protein product: MARLFVSAHTKRICEDDEPTAKKHKLDFNVLRNDLVEKYRKFFIKTEFIPWKPEEGLVDVDEVYSPLFMQRRVISLEKEKQQTNKDVEKLPKDKQRKGKQKGKPIPSIHELFYYNNKFYKKILISADSGAGKTTLCRKLISLWCKQSEDRLETGACAASEELKEFIYVTDDHEDTNTEGESMEALEFDFLFYVSLRHAKQEEYIEDMIVRQLQIKDEDLQQILDTTNCLVIVDGLDEWSPQQHVHYGPMDIKGCPKEKRVGQFYSVFTTRPWKLVDEARDADKLELQCQLRGVQTYEEMIALYAELIKARKDFSKEKFLEDVRNKTQFLSTPLLLKLVMLLWAERGKLEESDCMLYGRVVELLIKSGLERNINDDEFMGKVKEIHQYDKAPLCFNRSDDFSHLSKYFSAVKQVAKVSFETLLKGTLLLTDTDVQMYTEKYNIDLLFLKKLGLFSQSPHIGGSFIDRESKVTFIHKSFQEFYAAIHIVSNPEGLL